In one window of Comamonas testosteroni DNA:
- a CDS encoding HlyD family efflux transporter periplasmic adaptor subunit, whose translation MTDTKPTQNAPQAPAAATPSANPAGRRKGLTIVAAAVAVAAIAWGGWHWMVARNYQTTDNAYVAGNVVQITPQVGGTVISIGADDTDYVRAGQLLVQLDPADYLVQLAQAESQLAQTARQTRTLYANNAPLAAQVAQREADLLRLKADAAKANDDVARRRPLTATGAVGKEEFDHAKALATAASNAVAAAEAAVRAAKAQLTAAEAQTKGATAEDFPAVMAAAAKVREAYLALQRTRLIAPVDGFVAKRGVQLGQRVAAGSPLLTVVDLHKLWVDANFKESQLADLRMGQKVELNADVYGDKTSYEGKVVGLGAGTGAAFALLPAQNATGNWIKVVQRVPVRISLEPEALKQHPLRVGLSMNVKVDIRDKDGQALASTPRTEPVAQTTVYDGSLAQAEQRIQHIIAGDKLPALTQLSDLPAPAAPTQPAAQPVQ comes from the coding sequence ATGACCGACACCAAGCCTACTCAGAACGCTCCCCAAGCTCCTGCGGCAGCTACACCCAGCGCCAACCCTGCGGGCCGCCGCAAGGGCCTGACCATCGTGGCGGCCGCCGTCGCCGTGGCCGCCATCGCCTGGGGCGGCTGGCACTGGATGGTGGCCCGCAACTACCAGACCACGGACAACGCCTATGTGGCCGGCAACGTGGTGCAGATCACGCCCCAGGTCGGCGGCACCGTGATCAGCATCGGCGCCGACGATACCGACTATGTCAGGGCCGGCCAGTTGCTGGTGCAGCTGGACCCTGCCGACTATCTGGTGCAACTGGCCCAGGCCGAGTCGCAACTGGCCCAGACCGCGCGCCAGACCCGCACCCTGTACGCCAACAACGCCCCGCTGGCCGCCCAGGTGGCCCAGCGCGAAGCCGATCTGCTGCGCCTCAAGGCCGATGCCGCCAAGGCCAACGACGATGTGGCGCGCCGCCGCCCGCTCACGGCCACCGGCGCCGTGGGCAAGGAAGAGTTTGACCATGCCAAGGCCCTGGCCACGGCCGCCAGCAACGCCGTGGCGGCCGCCGAAGCCGCCGTGCGCGCTGCCAAGGCCCAGTTGACGGCCGCCGAAGCCCAGACCAAGGGAGCGACGGCCGAGGACTTCCCGGCCGTCATGGCGGCCGCAGCCAAGGTGCGCGAGGCCTATCTGGCCCTGCAGCGCACACGCCTGATCGCGCCCGTGGACGGTTTTGTGGCCAAGCGCGGCGTGCAACTGGGCCAGCGCGTGGCCGCCGGCTCGCCACTGCTGACCGTGGTCGATCTGCACAAGCTCTGGGTGGATGCCAACTTCAAGGAAAGCCAGCTGGCCGATCTGCGCATGGGCCAGAAGGTGGAGCTGAACGCCGATGTCTACGGCGACAAGACCAGCTATGAAGGCAAGGTCGTGGGCCTGGGCGCCGGCACGGGTGCGGCGTTTGCGCTGCTGCCTGCGCAAAACGCCACCGGCAACTGGATCAAGGTGGTGCAGCGCGTTCCCGTGCGCATCAGCCTGGAGCCCGAAGCGCTCAAGCAGCACCCGCTGCGCGTGGGCCTGTCCATGAACGTGAAGGTCGATATCCGCGACAAGGACGGCCAGGCCCTTGCCAGCACGCCGCGCACCGAGCCCGTGGCCCAGACCACCGTCTATGACGGCAGCCTGGCCCAGGCCGAGCAGCGCATCCAGCACATCATCGCTGGCGACAAACTGCCTGCGCTGACCCAGCTGTCCGATCTGCCCGCCCCGGCCGCGCCCACCCAGCCCGCTGCCCAGCCTGTGCAATAA
- a CDS encoding efflux transporter outer membrane subunit, which yields MTSRPSRKPATECAPGRSLLATAALAAVLALAGCASQGPAHQPLARLGSADVGLNDSASLSAADATALASSQWWTGLGDAQLNQLIDQALAGSPSLAASNARFEKAAALATASSTASDVRGTLSADATRQRYTANGMIPAPIAGNIFNSANLQAGLSWSPDLFGKHAADLQAALGQARAAKADSAAAANQLAAQVARSYIALARLIAQKEVAQRTLGQRQSLLSLSEQRTRAGLDSQVELTQAQAGMPDAQTQIEMLGEQITLARRTIAVLCAQAPDAQNALSPRLSVLRIQPVPQALGADLLGRRPDVVAARWRVEAATQGIDSAKADFYPDVNLTAFVGLNALGLDNLLQGSSRQMGITPALRLPIFDGKRLRAQLRGKQADLDTAIAQYNGAVLDAVKQAGDAIASVQSLQRQQQLQTESLSKAERAYDFAVQRYQAGLGSQVTVLNTETQLINQRRLAVDLQARELDTRVALAAALGGGWSDDTPAVALQ from the coding sequence ATGACCTCTAGACCTTCACGCAAACCCGCCACCGAGTGCGCCCCCGGCCGTTCGCTGCTGGCAACCGCAGCACTGGCCGCCGTGCTCGCGCTGGCAGGCTGTGCCTCGCAAGGGCCGGCGCACCAGCCGCTGGCACGACTGGGCTCGGCCGATGTCGGCCTGAACGACTCCGCCAGCCTCAGCGCGGCGGACGCCACGGCACTGGCCTCCTCCCAATGGTGGACAGGTCTGGGCGATGCCCAGCTCAATCAGCTCATCGATCAGGCCCTGGCCGGCAGCCCCAGTCTGGCCGCCAGCAACGCCCGCTTTGAAAAAGCCGCGGCCCTGGCCACGGCCAGCAGCACGGCCAGCGATGTGCGCGGAACGCTGAGCGCCGACGCCACACGCCAGCGCTACACGGCCAACGGCATGATTCCCGCCCCCATTGCGGGCAATATCTTCAACAGCGCCAATCTGCAGGCCGGCCTGTCCTGGTCGCCCGATCTCTTCGGCAAGCATGCCGCAGACCTGCAGGCCGCACTGGGCCAGGCGCGTGCTGCCAAGGCCGACAGCGCCGCCGCCGCCAACCAGCTGGCCGCACAGGTGGCGCGAAGCTATATCGCCCTGGCCCGGCTGATTGCCCAGAAGGAAGTGGCACAGCGCACGCTGGGTCAGCGCCAGTCACTGCTGAGCCTGAGCGAGCAGCGCACCCGAGCGGGCCTGGACAGCCAGGTGGAGCTGACCCAGGCCCAGGCCGGCATGCCCGATGCCCAAACCCAGATCGAAATGCTCGGCGAGCAGATCACGCTGGCGCGCCGCACGATTGCCGTGCTCTGCGCCCAGGCGCCCGATGCGCAAAATGCGCTCTCGCCCAGACTGTCGGTGCTGCGCATCCAGCCCGTGCCCCAGGCACTGGGCGCGGACCTGCTGGGCCGCCGCCCCGATGTGGTGGCCGCGCGCTGGCGCGTGGAAGCGGCCACGCAAGGCATTGATTCCGCCAAGGCCGACTTCTACCCCGATGTGAACCTGACAGCCTTCGTGGGCCTGAACGCGCTGGGCCTGGACAATCTGCTGCAGGGCAGCTCGCGTCAGATGGGCATCACGCCTGCGCTGCGCCTGCCGATCTTCGACGGCAAGCGCCTGCGCGCCCAGTTGCGCGGCAAACAGGCCGATCTCGACACCGCCATCGCCCAGTACAACGGCGCCGTGCTCGATGCCGTCAAGCAGGCGGGCGACGCCATTGCCTCCGTGCAATCGCTGCAGCGCCAGCAGCAGCTGCAAACCGAGTCGCTTTCCAAGGCCGAGCGTGCCTATGACTTTGCCGTGCAGCGCTATCAGGCCGGCCTAGGCAGCCAGGTCACCGTGCTCAACACCGAAACCCAGCTCATCAACCAGCGCCGTCTGGCCGTGGACCTGCAGGCGCGCGAGCTGGACACCCGAGTGGCCCTGGCCGCAGCCCTGGGCGGCGGCTGGAGCGACGACACCCCGGCTGTTGCCCTGCAATAA
- a CDS encoding CopD family protein — MLFILFKLLHLLAIIIWVGGMFFAHFFLRPAVQGLQPPERVTLMHGVLQRFFAWVMVLVVVVLATGIGMIGSIHAMAAQAGGQFNMPVNWIVMSILGLVMMAVFGHIRFALFKRLDAAVQLKDWPAGGKALQSIRKWVSFNLALGLVIVVVLRVPL; from the coding sequence ATGCTTTTCATTCTGTTCAAACTTCTGCACCTTCTGGCCATCATCATCTGGGTGGGCGGCATGTTCTTTGCGCATTTCTTTCTGCGCCCTGCCGTCCAGGGCCTGCAGCCGCCCGAGCGCGTGACGCTGATGCATGGCGTGCTGCAGCGGTTTTTTGCCTGGGTCATGGTGCTGGTGGTAGTCGTGCTGGCCACCGGCATCGGGATGATAGGCAGCATTCACGCCATGGCCGCCCAGGCCGGTGGTCAGTTCAACATGCCGGTCAACTGGATTGTGATGAGCATTCTGGGCCTGGTGATGATGGCCGTGTTCGGCCATATCCGCTTTGCACTGTTCAAGCGCCTGGATGCGGCCGTGCAGCTCAAGGACTGGCCCGCAGGCGGCAAGGCGCTGCAGAGCATCCGCAAATGGGTTTCCTTCAATCTGGCCCTGGGCCTGGTGATCGTGGTCGTGCTGCGCGTGCCGCTCTGA
- a CDS encoding DHA2 family efflux MFS transporter permease subunit has product MTSTTSANPAPGGPAPGGPVPGDSPPAPAARPMPPAIAPLKGAQLALGTLALSLATFMNVLDSSIANVAIPAISGDVGVSPSQGTWVITSFGVANAISVPLTGWLTQRFGAVRLFTMSVLLFVLTSWLCGFASSLEMLVLFRVLQGAVAGPMIPLSQTLLLSSYPPAKAGVALSLWGVTTLVAPVVGPLLGGWITDNISWPWIFYINVPVGLLSALMTWSIYRNRETPTRKLPIDTVGLSLLVLWVAALQLMLDKGKELDWFASNEIIAFAVIAVVAFAVFVVWELTDAHPVVDLRLFKRRNFAAGSIALSIAYGLFFGNVVLLPLWLQQWMGYTSTSAGLALAPVGLLAILLTPMVGRKVGVWDPRKMATIAFIVFAMVLWMRSQFTVETDFAHILIPTLIQGGAMAFFFIPLTTITLSGLTPDRIPAAAGLSNFVRITAGAMGTSIATTLWESRASMHHAHLTELLVQGQGTFASTVKNLQAAGMSAEQAYAQINRLIDQQAFTRAADDIFLASSFLFLSLIVLIWFTKRPASPAGAADAAAGAH; this is encoded by the coding sequence ATGACTTCCACGACCTCTGCCAATCCTGCGCCAGGCGGACCTGCGCCAGGCGGACCTGTGCCAGGCGATTCACCGCCAGCCCCGGCGGCCCGCCCCATGCCGCCTGCCATCGCCCCGCTCAAGGGCGCGCAGCTCGCCCTGGGCACGCTGGCGCTATCGCTGGCCACCTTCATGAACGTGCTGGACTCCTCCATCGCCAACGTGGCCATTCCGGCCATCTCCGGCGATGTAGGCGTCAGCCCCAGCCAGGGCACCTGGGTCATCACCAGCTTTGGTGTGGCCAATGCCATCTCCGTGCCGCTGACGGGCTGGCTCACCCAGCGCTTCGGCGCCGTGCGCCTGTTCACCATGAGCGTGCTGCTGTTCGTGCTGACCTCCTGGCTCTGCGGCTTCGCCTCCTCGCTGGAGATGCTGGTGCTGTTCCGTGTGCTGCAAGGCGCCGTGGCCGGCCCCATGATTCCGCTGTCGCAGACCCTGCTGCTGTCCAGCTATCCGCCCGCCAAGGCCGGTGTGGCGCTATCGCTGTGGGGCGTGACCACGCTGGTCGCGCCCGTGGTGGGGCCACTTCTGGGCGGCTGGATCACGGACAATATTTCCTGGCCCTGGATCTTCTACATCAATGTGCCCGTGGGCCTGCTCTCGGCCCTCATGACCTGGAGCATCTACCGCAACCGCGAAACGCCCACGCGCAAACTGCCTATCGACACCGTGGGCCTGTCCCTGCTCGTGCTCTGGGTGGCCGCGCTGCAGCTGATGCTGGACAAGGGCAAGGAGCTGGACTGGTTTGCCTCCAATGAAATCATCGCCTTTGCGGTGATTGCCGTGGTGGCCTTTGCCGTGTTCGTGGTCTGGGAGTTGACCGACGCCCATCCCGTCGTCGATCTGCGCCTGTTCAAGCGGCGCAACTTCGCGGCTGGCTCGATCGCGCTGTCCATCGCCTATGGCCTGTTCTTCGGCAATGTGGTGCTGCTGCCGCTGTGGCTGCAGCAATGGATGGGCTACACCTCCACCTCGGCCGGCCTGGCCCTGGCGCCGGTGGGCCTGCTGGCCATCCTGCTCACGCCCATGGTGGGCCGCAAGGTCGGCGTCTGGGACCCGCGCAAGATGGCAACCATTGCCTTCATCGTGTTTGCCATGGTGCTGTGGATGCGCTCGCAGTTCACCGTGGAGACCGACTTCGCCCACATCCTGATTCCCACGCTGATTCAGGGCGGCGCCATGGCTTTTTTCTTCATTCCGCTGACCACCATCACGCTGAGCGGGCTGACGCCGGACCGCATTCCTGCCGCCGCAGGCCTGTCCAACTTCGTGCGGATCACGGCGGGCGCCATGGGCACCTCGATTGCCACCACGCTCTGGGAAAGCCGGGCTTCCATGCACCACGCCCATCTGACCGAGCTGCTGGTGCAGGGCCAGGGCACGTTTGCGAGCACGGTCAAAAATCTGCAGGCAGCAGGCATGAGCGCCGAGCAGGCCTATGCCCAGATCAACCGGCTGATCGATCAACAGGCCTTCACGCGGGCCGCCGACGACATCTTTCTGGCATCGTCCTTTCTTTTCCTGAGCCTGATCGTGCTGATCTGGTTCACCAAGCGCCCGGCCTCTCCCGCAGGAGCCGCCGACGCGGCCGCCGGCGCACACTGA
- the katG gene encoding catalase/peroxidase HPI translates to MTTESKCPFHQGQNSETAAAGNATSNKDWWPNQLRVDLLSQHSAKSNPLGEDFNYAQAFQKLDYEAVKRDLRALMTDSQDWWPADFGHYAPQFIRMAWHAAGTYRIQDGRGGAGRAQQRFAPLNSWPDNVNIDKSRRLLWPIKQKYGSQISWGDLMILCGNVALETMGFRTFGFGGGRVDTWEPDQDVYWGAEKEWLAPTQNPNSRYSGERDLENPLAAVQMGLIYVNPEGPDGNGDPLSAAHDIRDTFARMAMDDEETVALIAGGHTFGKTHGAGPASHVGAEPEAAGLEAQGLGWASSYKSGKAGDAITSGLEVTWTQTPAQWSNFFFENLFKYEWVQEKSPAGAIQWVAKDAGDVIPDAHGGPHKKPTMLTTDLSLRMDPAYEKISRRFLENPQAFAEAFARAWFKLTHRDMGPRARYLGPEVPKEELIWQDPIPAVKHELVNDADAAALKARLLASGLSVQELVATAWASASTFRGSDKRGGANGSRIRLAPQKDWAANNPAQLAKVLGKLEEIQREFNKAAEGDKRISLADLIVLAGSAGVEKAAADAGVKINVPFTPGRGDASDEQTDAESFAPLEPKADGFRNHLQGRFPAPAEALLIDKAQLLTLTAPEMTVLIGGLRAININTAGNHGVLTQTPGKLTNDFFVNLLDMGTQWQPLEDGNYEGVDRKSGARKWTGTRVDLVFGSNAVLRAVAEVYAEKGNEQKFYQDFVAAWVKVMELDRFDLKK, encoded by the coding sequence ATGACTACTGAATCCAAGTGCCCCTTCCACCAAGGACAGAACAGCGAAACCGCCGCCGCAGGCAACGCCACCAGCAACAAGGACTGGTGGCCCAATCAGCTGCGCGTGGATTTGCTGAGCCAGCACTCCGCCAAAAGCAACCCCTTGGGTGAAGACTTCAACTACGCCCAGGCTTTCCAGAAGCTGGACTATGAAGCCGTCAAGCGCGACCTGCGCGCCCTGATGACCGACTCGCAGGACTGGTGGCCTGCCGACTTCGGCCACTACGCCCCCCAGTTCATCCGCATGGCCTGGCACGCAGCCGGCACCTATCGCATTCAGGACGGTCGAGGCGGCGCGGGCCGCGCCCAGCAGCGCTTTGCCCCGCTCAACAGCTGGCCTGACAACGTCAACATCGACAAGTCGCGCCGCCTGCTGTGGCCGATCAAGCAAAAATACGGCAGCCAGATTTCCTGGGGCGACCTGATGATTCTGTGCGGCAACGTCGCACTGGAAACCATGGGATTCCGCACCTTCGGCTTCGGTGGCGGTCGCGTGGACACCTGGGAACCCGATCAGGACGTGTACTGGGGTGCAGAGAAGGAATGGCTGGCCCCCACCCAGAACCCGAACAGCCGCTACAGCGGCGAGCGCGACCTCGAAAACCCGCTGGCCGCGGTGCAGATGGGGCTGATCTATGTCAACCCCGAAGGCCCGGACGGCAATGGCGACCCACTCTCGGCCGCGCATGACATCCGCGACACCTTTGCCCGCATGGCCATGGATGACGAGGAAACCGTGGCGCTGATCGCCGGCGGCCACACCTTCGGCAAGACCCATGGTGCGGGCCCCGCCAGCCATGTGGGCGCCGAGCCCGAAGCCGCCGGCCTGGAAGCTCAGGGCCTGGGCTGGGCCAGCAGCTACAAGTCCGGCAAGGCTGGCGATGCCATCACCTCCGGCCTTGAAGTGACCTGGACCCAGACCCCGGCACAGTGGAGCAATTTCTTCTTCGAGAACCTGTTCAAGTACGAATGGGTGCAGGAAAAAAGCCCTGCCGGTGCCATTCAGTGGGTGGCCAAGGACGCGGGCGATGTCATCCCCGACGCGCATGGCGGCCCCCACAAAAAGCCCACCATGCTGACCACCGACCTGTCGCTGCGCATGGACCCGGCCTACGAGAAGATCTCGCGCCGCTTCCTTGAAAACCCACAGGCTTTCGCCGAAGCCTTTGCCCGCGCCTGGTTCAAGCTGACCCACCGCGACATGGGCCCGCGTGCACGCTATCTGGGCCCCGAAGTACCCAAGGAAGAGCTGATCTGGCAAGACCCCATCCCCGCCGTCAAGCATGAGCTGGTCAACGATGCCGATGCGGCCGCCCTCAAGGCCAGGCTGCTGGCATCGGGCCTGTCGGTGCAGGAGCTGGTGGCCACGGCCTGGGCATCGGCCTCCACCTTCCGCGGCTCGGACAAGCGCGGCGGCGCCAACGGCTCCCGCATCCGCCTGGCTCCGCAAAAGGACTGGGCCGCCAACAACCCTGCGCAACTGGCCAAGGTACTGGGCAAGCTCGAGGAAATCCAGCGCGAATTCAACAAGGCGGCCGAGGGCGACAAGCGCATCTCGCTGGCCGACCTGATCGTGCTGGCCGGCAGCGCGGGCGTGGAAAAAGCGGCCGCAGACGCTGGTGTGAAGATCAACGTGCCCTTCACCCCCGGCCGAGGCGACGCCAGCGACGAGCAGACCGATGCCGAATCCTTCGCGCCGCTGGAGCCCAAGGCCGACGGCTTCCGCAACCATCTGCAAGGGCGCTTCCCGGCGCCCGCAGAAGCCCTGCTGATCGACAAGGCCCAGTTGCTCACTCTCACGGCCCCCGAGATGACCGTGCTGATCGGCGGCCTGCGTGCCATCAACATCAACACTGCCGGCAACCACGGCGTGCTGACCCAGACTCCGGGCAAGCTGACGAACGACTTCTTCGTCAACCTGCTGGACATGGGCACACAGTGGCAGCCCCTGGAGGATGGCAACTACGAAGGCGTGGACCGCAAGAGCGGTGCCAGGAAGTGGACCGGCACCCGCGTGGACCTGGTCTTCGGCTCCAACGCCGTTCTGCGCGCAGTGGCCGAGGTCTATGCCGAAAAGGGCAACGAGCAGAAGTTCTACCAGGACTTCGTCGCTGCCTGGGTCAAGGTCATGGAACTGGACCGCTTCGACCTGAAGAAGTAA
- a CDS encoding PAS and helix-turn-helix domain-containing protein, whose translation MVVDYRLAFDAAPVGLVISRNRIMIDCNRQLCEMFHASREVLIGQTFQVLYPSVDEYERLGARIAPILNITGIYSDNRIMKRANGEVFWCHVSGRTLDRDDPHASGIWSFEDLSAQRPVKAELTGREREVAARLLEGMTSKEIGKALAISHRTVEIYRARLMRKYGASTAADLVHKLVAG comes from the coding sequence ATGGTTGTGGATTACCGGCTGGCGTTCGACGCTGCCCCCGTAGGTCTCGTCATCTCGCGCAACCGCATCATGATTGACTGTAATCGGCAATTGTGTGAAATGTTCCACGCCTCGCGCGAAGTACTCATAGGGCAGACGTTCCAGGTGCTGTACCCCAGCGTTGACGAATACGAGCGCCTGGGCGCACGCATTGCCCCGATTCTCAACATCACAGGCATCTATTCCGACAATCGCATCATGAAGCGCGCCAATGGCGAGGTGTTCTGGTGCCATGTCAGCGGCCGCACGCTGGACCGCGACGATCCGCATGCCTCGGGCATCTGGAGCTTTGAAGACCTCTCGGCCCAGCGCCCCGTCAAGGCCGAGCTGACAGGCCGCGAACGCGAAGTGGCCGCGCGCCTGCTCGAAGGCATGACCAGCAAGGAAATCGGCAAGGCGCTGGCCATCAGCCACCGCACCGTGGAAATCTACCGCGCCCGGCTGATGCGCAAATACGGCGCCTCCACCGCAGCCGATCTGGTGCACAAGCTGGTCGCCGGCTGA
- a CDS encoding MarR family winged helix-turn-helix transcriptional regulator: MAPLQNQTDPIIDPQDESSFFYQAGVYAPDKSIGFLMRRVLSSILQLADAQLAEQGLTYVQWLPLYKLLICSDTNSSTLAKDLGMDPASVTRALDRIEAKGLLRRERSTTDRRVVHLVLTEEGRSVATQVPKVLTKVLNGHLRGFSHSECTLMLSMLQRMLVNGDALREALTQEPGKPPIQTNEAGREAKH, translated from the coding sequence GTGGCGCCATTGCAAAACCAGACCGACCCCATCATCGACCCGCAGGACGAGTCCAGCTTCTTCTACCAGGCAGGGGTCTACGCGCCGGACAAGAGCATTGGCTTTCTCATGCGGCGTGTACTGAGCTCCATCCTGCAGCTGGCCGACGCCCAGCTGGCCGAGCAAGGACTGACCTATGTGCAGTGGCTACCGCTGTACAAGCTGCTGATCTGCTCCGACACCAATAGCAGCACGCTGGCCAAGGATCTGGGCATGGACCCGGCTTCGGTGACACGCGCGCTGGACCGCATCGAGGCCAAGGGGCTGCTGCGTCGCGAGCGCTCCACCACCGACCGGCGCGTGGTGCATCTGGTGCTCACCGAGGAGGGGCGCAGCGTCGCCACCCAGGTGCCCAAGGTGCTGACCAAGGTGCTCAACGGCCATCTGCGCGGCTTCAGCCACAGCGAATGCACGCTGATGCTGTCCATGCTGCAGCGCATGCTGGTCAACGGCGATGCGCTGCGCGAGGCCCTGACCCAGGAGCCAGGCAAGCCCCCCATCCAAACGAACGAGGCAGGCCGCGAAGCCAAGCACTAG